Proteins encoded in a region of the uncultured Paludibaculum sp. genome:
- a CDS encoding sensor histidine kinase, whose amino-acid sequence MTPRTKPPLLSGVRLVLMAGFLGLLCLLGFAGFYSLLALRRVARTDEESTREFVRRSDALELIRQNAYTSTSRVRDYLLDREPGAPGVHKRDAVVAWNRAMAATNAYSVVSPESQRPAFRQLQLSLESYWHAAVPALNWNDGQRERAGYDLLAEQLTPRRDEFLHLSDELRRANEVDLRSAIDHSASLIEQLQQRLATVVVLALLIGVALAAITLIYFVRLERAASLRYEASLADRAQMEALSARLLEIQEEERRRISRELHDEAGQALSGLLVDVANASAEVRDGQPVLQDRLASIKRSAESTLSSIRNLSLLLRPSMLDDLGLIAALRWQARETARRTGMEVAVLAEDYNLELPDEYRTTIYRVVQEALNNAARHSEAKNVSILVRAEPRRLLVLIQDDGKGFDPTTTKGMGLLGMQERIAHLNGQMEVESGVGQGVIVRIALPPVPEGKAA is encoded by the coding sequence ATGACCCCCCGCACAAAGCCACCGCTGCTGTCCGGTGTCCGCCTGGTGCTGATGGCGGGTTTTCTGGGCTTATTGTGCCTGTTGGGCTTTGCCGGATTCTACTCGCTGCTTGCCTTGCGCCGCGTGGCCAGGACGGATGAGGAGAGCACCCGCGAGTTTGTCCGGCGCAGCGACGCCCTGGAGCTCATTCGCCAGAACGCCTACACCTCCACGAGCCGCGTGAGGGACTACCTGCTGGACCGGGAACCGGGCGCGCCCGGCGTCCATAAACGCGACGCAGTGGTTGCCTGGAACCGGGCGATGGCGGCCACAAATGCCTATAGCGTGGTGAGCCCGGAGTCGCAGCGGCCAGCCTTCCGCCAACTGCAGCTCTCCCTGGAGTCCTATTGGCACGCGGCCGTGCCGGCCCTGAATTGGAATGATGGCCAGCGCGAGCGTGCCGGCTACGATCTGTTGGCGGAGCAACTGACGCCGCGGCGGGACGAGTTTCTGCACCTTTCCGACGAGTTGCGCCGGGCGAACGAGGTGGACCTGCGTTCGGCGATCGATCACTCGGCTTCCCTAATTGAACAACTGCAGCAGCGTCTGGCGACCGTGGTGGTGCTGGCTCTGTTGATTGGCGTGGCCCTTGCGGCGATCACGCTGATCTACTTCGTGCGGCTGGAGCGGGCCGCCTCACTGCGGTATGAAGCCTCGTTGGCGGACCGCGCTCAGATGGAAGCCCTGTCCGCGCGCCTGCTGGAGATCCAGGAGGAGGAGCGGCGTAGAATCTCGCGTGAGCTGCACGATGAGGCGGGTCAAGCCCTGTCAGGGCTGCTGGTCGATGTGGCGAATGCTTCGGCTGAGGTCCGGGATGGCCAACCGGTGCTGCAGGACCGGTTGGCGTCCATCAAGCGATCGGCCGAATCCACACTTTCTTCCATCCGCAATCTGAGCCTGTTGCTGCGGCCCTCCATGCTGGACGACCTGGGGCTGATCGCGGCGCTACGCTGGCAGGCGAGGGAGACCGCCCGCAGGACTGGAATGGAGGTGGCGGTGCTGGCGGAGGACTACAACCTGGAACTGCCCGACGAGTACCGGACCACGATCTATAGAGTGGTGCAAGAGGCGCTGAACAACGCGGCTCGGCATTCCGAGGCCAAGAACGTCTCCATCCTGGTCAGGGCCGAGCCCCGACGCCTGCTGGTGTTGATCCAGGACGATGGCAAAGGCTTTGATCCGACAACGACGAAGGGCATGGGGTTATTGGGCATGCAGGAGCGCATCGCCCATCTGAACGGGCAAATGGAAGTGGAGTCGGGCGTAGGGCAGGGCGTGATTGTGCGCATCGCTCTGCCGCCCGTGCCGGAGGGCAAAGCAGCATGA
- a CDS encoding response regulator transcription factor, whose product MSKIRIILADDHTVIRSGLKLLLERQPDLEVVGEAETGRQAVDLAEQLTPDVVVLDIAMPQLNGIDAARQIVARNASVAVVILSMHSDEGYVMRALQVGAKAYLLKDSAEVDLIRAVRSVHAGESFFSPSVGRVLLEDYVRQMRVKGTEDSYELLTNREREVLQLIAEGKANKEISSLLNLSLHTVETHRTRILQKLNLHSVPELILYAVRKGIVT is encoded by the coding sequence ATGAGCAAGATCAGGATCATATTGGCTGACGATCACACGGTGATCCGATCGGGGTTGAAACTGCTGCTGGAGCGGCAGCCGGACCTGGAAGTGGTGGGGGAGGCCGAGACTGGGCGGCAGGCCGTGGATCTTGCGGAGCAACTCACGCCGGACGTCGTGGTGCTGGACATCGCAATGCCCCAGTTGAATGGAATCGACGCGGCACGTCAGATTGTGGCGCGCAATGCGAGCGTTGCCGTGGTGATCCTGAGCATGCACTCGGATGAAGGCTATGTGATGCGGGCGCTGCAGGTGGGCGCCAAGGCGTACCTTTTGAAGGACTCGGCGGAAGTGGACTTGATCCGAGCCGTGCGTTCAGTCCATGCGGGCGAATCATTCTTCAGCCCGTCCGTGGGGCGGGTCTTGCTGGAGGATTACGTCCGCCAGATGCGGGTGAAGGGGACTGAGGACAGCTACGAGCTGCTAACCAACAGGGAGCGCGAGGTTCTTCAGTTGATCGCCGAAGGAAAGGCGAACAAAGAGATCTCCAGCCTGCTGAATCTGAGCCTCCACACGGTGGAGACGCACCGAACCAGGATCCTGCAGAAGCTGAACCTGCACTCGGTGCCTGAGTTGATTCTGTACGCCGTCCGCAAGGGCATCGTGACCTGA